A window of the Pseudoliparis swirei isolate HS2019 ecotype Mariana Trench chromosome 13, NWPU_hadal_v1, whole genome shotgun sequence genome harbors these coding sequences:
- the cdc42ep4b gene encoding cdc42 effector protein 4 has protein sequence MPILKQLMNNSNQSKRRSRIDLTAEMISAPMGDFRHTMHVGRGGDAFGDTSFLSTRSGEPPREPEAKQISPGHKPGLLSRAFRSSKRSQSINRGDKYEYGPSGGSSASVKNAISLPYLNEEDVHRGGHLPKSVSSSPMKRLSEIESKPANGAAAMAAMDAEFAEHQFGEITDLPPSMPKGGGMKHAESMMSFHIDLGPSMLGDILSVMEKKGGEEDDLGYEEGKGSEGRASPALVPHIDAEERAPARPPRMYQQKPVVDPYTPELHTRNNNNNNNHHNLDSSSVSSSGSVAEEKPPYRLHDADTDSAKYSSPRGEEDRDFTYMDDDDDEIRV, from the coding sequence ATGCCGATACTCAAGCAACTGATGAACAACTCCAACCAGTCGAAGCGGCGGTCTCGCATTGACCTCACGGCGGAGATGATCAGCGCTCCCATGGGCGACTTCCGCCACACCATGCACGTTGGCAGGGGGGGCGATGCCTTCGGGGACACTTCATTTCTCAGCACCCGGTCCGGGGAACCTCCCAGGGAGCCGGAAGCTAAGCAGATCTCCCCGGGCCACAAACCGGGTCTGCTGTCCCGCGCCTTCAGAAGCAGCAAGCGCTCTCAGTCGATCAACCGGGGGGACAAGTACGAATACGGGCCCTCTGGTGGCTCCTCCGCCTCCGTGAAGAACGCCATATCCCTGCCGTACCTCAACGAAGAGGACGTGCACCGGGGCGGCCATCTGCCGAAGAGCGTCTCCTCGAGCCCCATGAAGAGGCTGTCGGAGATCGAGAGCAAGCCGGCCAACGGCGCCGCGGCGATGGCGGCGATGGACGCCGAGTTCGCCGAGCATCAATTTGGCGAAATTACAGATTTGCCCCCGTCCATGCCTAAGGGGGGCGGAATGAAGCACGCGGAGTCCATGATGTCCTTCCACATTGACTTGGGGCCCTCCATGCTCGGGGATATCTTGAGCGTGATGGAGAAGAAGGGCGGCGAGGAGGACGACCTCGGCTACGAGGAGGGGAAAGGCAGCGAGGGCCGCGCGTCGCCCGCCCTCGTTCCCCACATCGATGCGGAGGAGCGGGCCCCGGCGAGGCCACCTCGGATGTACCAGCAGAAGCCCGTGGTGGACCCCTACACCCCAGAGCTACACAcccgaaacaacaacaacaacaacaaccaccacaacctGGACAGCTCCTCCGTGTCCAGCTCCGGCTCCGTCGCCGAGGAGAAACCCCCGTACCGCCTCCACGACGCCGACACGGACAGCGCCAAGTACAGCTCGCCACGGGGGGAGGAAGACCGGGACTTCACCTACatggacgacgacgacgacgagattCGAGTGTAG